In one Aeromicrobium erythreum genomic region, the following are encoded:
- a CDS encoding DUF2306 domain-containing protein, translating to MTPLVATHAFAALVALVVGFWQLFVGPRGTRGHRLAGRVWVVAILYVAVTSFWIQEIRPGHFSALHALSVVTLVTLPLGVVRARQGRIPEHRAAMTGNWIGLVGAGAAASLVPQRAIPQLVLDDPLAAVVAGALVLLTAVAVVGAGRALDVAVGQARPQDSTAS from the coding sequence ATGACGCCGCTCGTCGCGACCCACGCCTTCGCGGCCCTGGTCGCGCTCGTCGTCGGCTTCTGGCAGCTCTTCGTCGGACCGCGCGGCACGCGGGGCCATCGCCTGGCGGGACGGGTGTGGGTGGTCGCGATCCTCTACGTCGCCGTCACGTCGTTCTGGATCCAGGAGATCCGACCGGGGCACTTCAGCGCGCTGCACGCCCTGTCGGTCGTCACGCTCGTCACCTTGCCGCTGGGCGTGGTCAGGGCCCGTCAGGGCCGGATCCCCGAGCACCGCGCCGCGATGACCGGCAACTGGATCGGCCTGGTGGGCGCCGGCGCAGCGGCGTCGCTCGTGCCGCAGCGGGCCATCCCGCAGCTGGTCCTCGACGACCCCCTCGCGGCCGTCGTCGCCGGTGCGCTCGTGCTGCTCACCGCCGTCGCGGTGGTCGGCGCAGGTCGCGCGCTCGACGTCGCGGTCGGGCAGGCGCGCCCTCAGGACAGCACGGCCAGCTGA